In a single window of the Rhodoferax saidenbachensis genome:
- a CDS encoding circularly permuted type 2 ATP-grasp protein, producing the protein MKDANESPTAAATRKPSEVLSSASDCIASTGHYDELRGRASNSGAQAPSSASESAINSVADCADFTGAWGQFFAHVEAQTRADLDQRSASLQRQIRDNGVTYNVYADEEGPQRPWSLDLFPLIIDAPSWQQIEVGVQQRMRLLEAVMTDVYGPQSFMAQGLLPPALVQGHPGYLRPMHGVKPVGGTHLHVASFDLARGPDGNWWVVGQRCQAPSGLGYLLENRLAVSRQFPQAFQHLKVQRLAGTYRALMDSLKAMSPLGKDAHIALLTPGPYNETYFEHAYLARYLGLSLVEGSDLIVRDERLFLKTLRGLVPVHGLLKRVDDQYLDPLELRPDSTLGVPGLLQAIRAGNVLVANAPGSAFLESPALLGFLPALARHVLQEELLLPALPTWWCGERSAMQEALPLLGERAIKPTYPGSPIHGSFDAVLGHTLDQTELDAWAGRIMRQSEDHTVQAYLPLSQLPTWQTTTTGDTDTAHGHMVARSVLLRVFAVSDGTHPATGQPRWRILPGGLARVAGASADIASMQRGGSSADVWALTQGEIDTTTLLPQALTPATLAQHKRLVTSRAAENLYWLGRYTERAENSIRLARLTLEALGGEDQTSPPLLQWLSKMAVANTLVLPGVPSALQARRVFERSLISSLGATDGATSVGYNLRALKMAGATVRERLSQEHWSVIVRAEEELFARCARLTLHGEYASTEALRVLKSASDHLAAITGAQTDRMTRDDGWRLLSIGRHVERLNFLAAALARGFEAGAVHSEGGFEALLGLFDSTITFHAQYQQSRDVAAMVNLLVLDRDNPRSLAWVAHTLRGRLAKLAGMATGVLSPLSLRVPDPDGWELAELCETTTTSTEPPALMELLDALGHAAYAVSDDISTTYFTHSGETKTSVGT; encoded by the coding sequence GTGAAAGACGCCAACGAATCCCCCACCGCTGCAGCGACACGCAAACCCTCCGAAGTGCTGAGCAGCGCCTCGGACTGTATCGCCAGCACCGGCCACTACGATGAATTGCGTGGCCGTGCCAGCAACAGCGGTGCACAAGCCCCCTCATCCGCCTCCGAATCCGCTATCAATTCTGTAGCTGATTGCGCAGATTTCACGGGGGCTTGGGGCCAATTTTTTGCCCATGTGGAGGCGCAGACCCGGGCCGACCTGGACCAGCGCAGTGCCAGCCTGCAGCGGCAGATCCGTGACAACGGCGTGACTTACAACGTGTACGCCGACGAGGAAGGGCCGCAGCGCCCTTGGTCGCTGGACCTTTTCCCCCTGATCATCGACGCACCGAGCTGGCAGCAGATCGAGGTCGGCGTGCAGCAGCGCATGCGTTTGCTGGAGGCCGTGATGACCGACGTCTACGGCCCGCAAAGCTTCATGGCCCAGGGCCTGCTGCCACCGGCCCTGGTACAGGGCCACCCCGGCTACCTGCGCCCCATGCACGGCGTCAAACCCGTGGGCGGTACCCATTTGCATGTGGCGTCATTTGACCTGGCCCGCGGGCCGGACGGCAACTGGTGGGTGGTCGGCCAGCGCTGCCAGGCCCCGTCCGGCCTCGGCTACCTGCTGGAAAACCGGCTGGCAGTGTCGCGCCAGTTCCCGCAGGCCTTCCAGCACCTCAAAGTGCAGCGCCTGGCGGGCACCTACCGCGCGCTGATGGACAGCCTCAAGGCCATGAGTCCGCTGGGCAAAGACGCCCATATCGCCCTTCTGACGCCTGGCCCCTATAACGAAACCTATTTCGAACACGCTTACCTCGCGCGTTACTTGGGCCTGAGCCTGGTCGAAGGCAGTGACCTCATCGTGCGCGACGAGCGTCTGTTCCTCAAAACCCTGCGTGGCCTGGTGCCCGTGCACGGCCTGCTCAAACGCGTGGACGACCAGTACCTGGACCCACTGGAGTTGCGCCCCGACTCGACGCTGGGCGTGCCCGGTCTGTTGCAGGCCATCCGTGCAGGCAATGTGCTGGTGGCCAACGCACCCGGTTCGGCCTTTCTGGAGTCACCCGCACTGCTGGGCTTTTTGCCGGCGCTGGCGCGCCATGTGCTGCAGGAAGAACTGCTGCTGCCGGCCCTGCCCACCTGGTGGTGCGGTGAACGCAGCGCCATGCAGGAAGCCTTGCCGCTGCTGGGCGAACGCGCGATCAAGCCCACCTACCCCGGCTCACCCATCCACGGCAGTTTCGACGCCGTGCTGGGCCATACGCTGGACCAGACCGAGCTGGATGCCTGGGCTGGGCGCATCATGCGCCAGAGTGAAGACCATACCGTGCAGGCCTACCTGCCCCTGTCGCAACTGCCCACCTGGCAAACCACCACCACGGGCGACACGGACACGGCCCACGGCCACATGGTGGCGCGCTCGGTGCTGCTGCGCGTTTTCGCCGTGTCGGACGGCACCCACCCAGCCACTGGCCAACCCCGCTGGCGCATCCTGCCAGGCGGCCTGGCCCGGGTGGCGGGCGCCAGTGCAGACATTGCCTCCATGCAGCGCGGTGGGAGCAGTGCGGATGTCTGGGCATTGACCCAAGGCGAGATAGACACCACCACCCTGCTGCCCCAGGCGCTGACACCGGCCACGCTGGCACAACACAAACGACTGGTCACCAGCCGGGCCGCCGAAAACCTGTATTGGCTGGGCCGCTACACCGAGCGGGCAGAAAACTCGATCCGCCTGGCCCGCCTGACGCTGGAAGCCCTGGGTGGAGAAGACCAGACGTCGCCCCCGTTGCTGCAATGGCTCAGCAAAATGGCGGTGGCCAACACCCTAGTGCTACCGGGCGTGCCCTCTGCCCTGCAGGCACGCCGGGTGTTTGAGCGCTCCCTGATTTCCAGCCTGGGCGCCACCGACGGCGCCACCAGCGTGGGCTACAACCTGCGCGCGCTCAAAATGGCCGGCGCCACTGTGCGCGAGCGCCTGTCGCAGGAACACTGGAGCGTCATCGTGCGCGCCGAGGAAGAACTGTTTGCCCGCTGCGCACGGCTGACGTTGCACGGAGAATATGCGTCGACCGAAGCCTTGCGCGTGCTCAAGTCCGCCAGCGACCATCTCGCCGCCATCACTGGCGCGCAGACCGACCGCATGACACGCGACGATGGCTGGCGCCTGCTGAGTATTGGCCGCCATGTGGAGCGACTCAACTTCCTGGCTGCCGCTCTGGCACGCGGCTTTGAGGCCGGTGCGGTGCACAGCGAGGGCGGCTTTGAAGCCCTGCTGGGTCTGTTTGACAGCACCATCACTTTCCACGCCCAGTACCAGCAAAGCCGCGACGTGGCCGCCATGGTGAACCTGCTGGTGCTGGACCGCGACAACCCGCGGTCGCTGGCCTGGGTGGCACACACCCTGCGCGGACGCCTGGCCAAGCTGGCGGGCATGGCCACCGGCGTGCTCAGCCCGCTGTCCCTGCGCGTACCCGACCCCGATGGATGGGAACTGGCCGAGCTGTGCGAAACCACCACAACCAGCACGGAGCCCCCCGCACTGATGGAACTGCTGGACGCTTTGGGCCATGCCGCCTACGCCGTATCGGATGACATCAGCACCACCTATTTCACCCACTCGGGTGAAACGAAAACCAGCGTGGGGACCTGA
- a CDS encoding DUF2126 domain-containing protein, with protein sequence MSIHAALNHVTHYKYDRPVNLGPQVIRLRPAPHCRSKVLSYSLKIEPATHFVNWQQDPFANYQARLVFPEKTTEFKVTVDLVVDMAVYNPFDFFLEPEAEEFPFAYKAELKEELTPYLAADPLTPLVKSYLDKIDRTKRRSVIFLVDLNAMVHQSVDYTIRMEPGVQTPEQTLALGSGSCRDSAWLLVQLLRNCGLAARFVSGYLIQLKPDVKSLDGPSGTEVDFTDLHAWCEVYLPGAGWIGLDATSGLLAGEGHIPLACTPQPSGAAPIEGGVDESEVEFEHLMAVTRIYESPRVTKPYTPEQWADVMALGEAVDKELNAGDVRLTMGGEPTFVAVGDREAAEWNTDALGPTKRGFATELVHKLREEYGQGGFLHFGQGKWYPGEQLPRWALNIYWRTDKQKVWNDPTLFADERVPTHYTSEDAGRFIRTLAGKLGVTDKYIQTAYEDTWYYLWRERRLPVNVDPFNSKLDDEMERARLRRVFTQKLDAAIGYVLPVKPTEGPALAGPAWTTGPWFFRDERMYLMPGDSPMGLRLPLDSLPWVSEGDYPYLIEQDPSAPRGPLPSHGSMAARYAPGAQVRPGTVLDSGAPYLSGTGPRPEATRKFQQSIGPAISRVAANAQSVDQAEPADFARVPAKNESAHWITRTALCVEVRDPRRASGPKAEAVGVASGVIYVFMPPLEKLEDYLDLLAAVEATAAELKVEIVLEGYPPPRDPRLKLLQVTPDPGVIEVNIHPVTNWKELVYNTEFLYNAAFESRLSAEKFMTDGRHTGTGGGNHFVMGGATPADSPFLRRPEMLASLLLFWHNHPSLSYLFSGMFVGPTSQAPRVDEARNDQLYELEIAIEQIYKNREIYGQSMPPWLVDRTLRNILIDATGNTHRSEFSIDKMYSPDSATGRLGLLELRAFEMPPHPHMSSVQQLLLRALVARFWKAPYKAPATRWGTELHDRFMLPTFIKQDFDDVIAEMNMAGYAFDASWFAPHYEFRFPIVGSVQTAGMELTLRNALEPWHVMGEEGTAGGTARYVDSSLERMEVRVTGMNESRYVITCNGQALPMQNTGTVGEFVAAVRYKAWNPPSSLHPSIGVHAPLVFDVVDTWVKRSLGGCQYFVAHPGGLSYETFPVNSYEAESRRLSRFSAMGHTPGKLLVPPATINVAGSKEFPFTRDLRRR encoded by the coding sequence ATGTCCATTCACGCCGCGCTGAACCACGTCACCCACTACAAGTACGACCGCCCGGTCAACCTGGGGCCGCAGGTGATCCGCCTGCGCCCTGCCCCCCACTGCCGCAGCAAGGTGCTGTCGTACTCACTGAAGATCGAGCCCGCCACCCACTTCGTCAACTGGCAGCAGGACCCGTTTGCCAACTACCAGGCGCGCCTGGTGTTCCCCGAGAAAACCACCGAATTCAAGGTCACGGTCGACCTGGTGGTGGACATGGCGGTCTACAACCCGTTCGACTTTTTCCTGGAGCCCGAGGCCGAAGAATTCCCCTTCGCCTACAAAGCCGAGCTCAAGGAAGAGCTCACCCCCTACCTGGCCGCTGACCCGCTGACACCGCTGGTCAAGTCCTACCTCGACAAGATAGACCGCACCAAACGCCGCAGCGTCATCTTCCTGGTCGATCTGAATGCGATGGTGCACCAATCGGTGGACTACACCATCCGCATGGAACCCGGCGTGCAAACGCCGGAGCAAACGCTGGCGCTGGGCTCCGGCTCCTGCCGCGACTCGGCCTGGCTGCTGGTGCAACTGCTGCGCAACTGCGGCCTGGCCGCGCGTTTTGTCTCCGGCTACCTGATCCAGTTGAAGCCCGACGTCAAATCACTCGACGGCCCCAGCGGCACCGAAGTCGACTTCACCGACCTGCACGCCTGGTGCGAGGTCTACCTGCCCGGCGCCGGCTGGATCGGGCTGGACGCCACCTCGGGCCTCTTGGCCGGCGAAGGCCACATCCCGCTGGCCTGCACACCCCAACCCTCGGGCGCGGCGCCCATTGAAGGCGGCGTGGACGAAAGCGAAGTGGAGTTCGAGCACTTGATGGCGGTCACCCGCATCTACGAATCTCCACGCGTCACCAAACCCTACACACCGGAACAGTGGGCCGATGTGATGGCACTGGGCGAAGCCGTCGACAAGGAATTGAATGCGGGCGACGTGCGCCTCACCATGGGCGGTGAACCCACCTTTGTGGCCGTGGGCGACCGCGAGGCCGCCGAGTGGAACACCGACGCACTGGGCCCGACCAAACGCGGCTTTGCCACCGAGCTGGTGCACAAGCTGCGCGAAGAATATGGCCAGGGCGGCTTCCTGCATTTTGGCCAGGGCAAGTGGTACCCCGGCGAGCAGTTGCCACGCTGGGCACTCAACATCTACTGGCGCACCGACAAACAAAAGGTCTGGAACGACCCCACACTGTTTGCCGACGAACGCGTGCCCACGCACTACACCAGCGAAGACGCTGGCCGCTTCATCCGCACGCTGGCGGGCAAGCTGGGCGTGACCGACAAATACATCCAGACCGCCTACGAAGACACCTGGTACTACCTGTGGCGCGAGCGCCGCCTGCCGGTGAATGTGGACCCATTCAACTCCAAACTCGACGACGAGATGGAGCGTGCCCGCCTGCGCCGTGTCTTCACGCAAAAGCTGGATGCGGCCATTGGTTATGTGTTGCCGGTCAAGCCCACCGAAGGCCCTGCCCTGGCCGGACCGGCGTGGACCACCGGCCCCTGGTTCTTCCGCGACGAACGCATGTACCTCATGCCCGGCGATTCGCCCATGGGCCTGCGCCTGCCCCTGGATTCGTTGCCCTGGGTCAGCGAAGGCGACTACCCGTATCTGATCGAACAGGACCCGTCCGCACCACGTGGCCCGCTGCCCTCGCACGGCAGCATGGCTGCGCGTTATGCGCCTGGCGCACAGGTCCGCCCGGGTACCGTGCTGGACAGTGGTGCGCCCTACCTCTCGGGCACCGGGCCACGGCCCGAGGCCACGCGCAAATTCCAGCAATCGATTGGCCCCGCCATCAGCCGCGTCGCCGCCAACGCCCAGAGCGTGGACCAGGCGGAACCGGCTGACTTTGCCCGCGTACCTGCGAAGAACGAGTCTGCGCACTGGATCACCCGAACCGCGTTGTGTGTGGAAGTGCGCGACCCGCGCCGCGCCAGCGGCCCCAAGGCCGAAGCCGTGGGCGTGGCGTCCGGCGTGATCTACGTCTTCATGCCGCCGCTGGAAAAACTGGAGGACTACCTGGACCTGCTGGCCGCCGTGGAAGCCACCGCAGCCGAACTCAAAGTGGAGATCGTGCTGGAGGGCTACCCGCCGCCACGCGACCCACGTTTGAAACTGCTGCAGGTCACACCCGACCCCGGTGTGATCGAAGTCAACATCCACCCGGTGACCAACTGGAAAGAACTGGTCTACAACACCGAGTTTTTGTACAACGCCGCGTTCGAATCGCGCCTCTCGGCCGAGAAGTTCATGACCGACGGCCGCCACACCGGCACCGGCGGTGGCAACCACTTTGTGATGGGCGGCGCCACACCGGCCGACAGCCCGTTCCTGCGCCGACCCGAGATGCTGGCCAGCCTGCTGCTGTTCTGGCATAACCACCCGTCCCTGAGCTATTTGTTCAGTGGCATGTTTGTCGGCCCAACCAGCCAGGCGCCGCGTGTGGACGAAGCCCGCAACGACCAACTGTACGAGCTGGAAATTGCGATTGAGCAGATTTACAAAAACCGCGAGATCTATGGCCAGAGCATGCCGCCGTGGCTGGTGGACCGCACGCTGCGCAACATCCTGATCGACGCGACCGGCAACACCCACCGCAGCGAGTTTTCCATCGACAAGATGTACTCGCCCGACTCGGCCACCGGCCGCCTGGGCCTGCTGGAGCTGCGCGCGTTCGAGATGCCGCCGCACCCGCACATGAGCAGCGTGCAGCAGCTCCTGCTGCGCGCCCTGGTCGCGCGGTTCTGGAAGGCACCGTACAAGGCGCCCGCCACCCGCTGGGGCACCGAGCTGCACGACCGCTTCATGTTGCCCACCTTCATCAAGCAGGACTTTGACGATGTGATCGCGGAGATGAATATGGCGGGCTATGCGTTTGACGCGAGCTGGTTTGCGCCGCACTACGAGTTCCGCTTCCCCATCGTCGGTTCGGTGCAAACCGCAGGCATGGAACTCACGCTGCGCAATGCGCTGGAGCCCTGGCACGTGATGGGCGAAGAAGGCACAGCAGGCGGCACCGCGCGTTATGTGGATTCGTCGCTGGAGCGCATGGAAGTGCGTGTCACCGGCATGAACGAAAGCCGCTACGTGATCACCTGCAATGGTCAGGCCCTGCCCATGCAAAACACCGGCACGGTGGGCGAATTTGTCGCCGCAGTGCGCTACAAGGCCTGGAACCCGCCGAGCAGCCTGCACCCCAGCATCGGCGTGCATGCGCCGCTGGTGTTTGACGTGGTCGACACCTGGGTCAAGCGCTCTCTGGGTGGCTGCCAGTACTTTGTGGCCCACCCCGGTGGACTCAGCTACGAGACCTTCCCGGTCAATTCCTACGAGGCCGAAAGCCGCCGCCTGTCCCGCTTTTCTGCCATGGGGCACACCCCCGGCAAGCTGCTGGTGCCGCCAGCCACCATCAACGTGGCGGGCAGCAAGGAGTTTCCTTTCACACGGGACCTGCGCCGACGTTAA
- a CDS encoding efflux RND transporter permease subunit has translation MNFSELFIRRPVMTVLLNLAIVLAGIIGFQSIPVAALPSYDTPIINVSASLPGANPETMASSVALPLEKQFQTVPGLKTISSTSTLGSTSLTLEFEEGRSIDAVAVDVQAALLRVQRSLPQDMTSPPSYRKVNPADAPVLLISLRSPSLAPSDLQDYAEHLITPTLSTVDGVAQVNIFGSKRYAVRVQVQPEALAVRNIGLDELSAALRAANVNTPVGTLEGPRQTLVLQANRQLRNAAEFADLIVSNRGGNPVRLRDVAKVEDSIENLKSWATFNGENSITVAILRQPGANTVRVVDAIRAALPQLQSQMPQSVTMTPVNDRSISVREALHDVSLTLIGTIILVVLVIFLFLRRFVATVIPALSLPISLMGAVALLWGFSYSLDNISLLGLTLAVGLVVDDAIVVLENIIRHVERGEEPFQAALRGAREVGFTIVSISISLIAVFIPIFFMPGVIGLLFHEFAVVVGLSIVVSAFVSLTLVPMLASRFLSDESHKKPPGKVVRGFERGFDALLAGYTRVLDKALSHRKIVLGVAAATFVATALLVMVIPKGFFPEEDLGQIQVTTEASEDTSFPQMVRLQERAAEIIRNDPNVAAVSSFNGGNGAQSSGRMFISLKPSGTRQPMKQVVEGLRRKLRDVAGISVFMRPIQNLQLGGRQSKAQFQYILQSVQADELSSWAAKLQDKLRGDAMFRDVTSDSQLRGLQAQLKIDRDRANSLGVSVDNIRTALYSAFGERQVSTIYLPTDSYQVIMEVRPEAKQDESALGGIYVRASTGSLVPLSSFTTVERTVGATSINHVGQLQAVTVSFNLAPGVALGDATAKIDAAREAIQMPASIISSYGGDAAVFKSSQGSQAILIAAALLVIYVLLGVLYESYIHPITILAGLPSAAVGALITLMLFGQDLTLIATIGIVLLIGIVKKNAIMMIDFALDAQRHQGMSPEVAIREACILRFRPIMMTTMAALMGALPIALGIGAGAELRQPLGLAVVGGLVFSQAITLFITPVIYLALDRFSGTGPVLTPSVPQQAQA, from the coding sequence ATGAACTTCTCGGAACTCTTTATCCGCCGTCCTGTGATGACGGTGTTGCTCAACCTGGCCATCGTGCTGGCGGGGATTATCGGGTTCCAGAGTATTCCGGTCGCGGCATTGCCCAGCTACGACACACCCATCATCAATGTCTCCGCCTCGCTGCCTGGCGCGAACCCCGAGACCATGGCCAGCTCCGTGGCGCTGCCACTGGAAAAGCAGTTTCAGACCGTGCCCGGTCTCAAGACCATCAGCTCTACCAGCACACTGGGCAGCACGTCCCTGACATTGGAGTTCGAAGAAGGCCGCAGCATTGACGCGGTGGCGGTCGACGTACAAGCCGCCTTGTTGCGCGTGCAGCGCTCGTTGCCGCAAGACATGACGTCGCCGCCGTCCTACCGCAAGGTCAATCCTGCAGATGCGCCGGTACTGCTGATCTCGCTGCGCTCGCCGTCGCTGGCCCCGTCGGATTTGCAGGACTACGCCGAGCACCTGATTACGCCCACACTGTCCACCGTGGACGGTGTGGCCCAGGTCAATATTTTTGGCTCCAAGCGTTACGCGGTGCGGGTGCAGGTGCAGCCCGAAGCGCTGGCAGTGCGCAATATCGGTCTGGACGAACTGAGCGCGGCCCTGCGTGCCGCCAACGTCAATACGCCGGTGGGAACCCTCGAAGGACCGCGCCAGACCCTGGTGCTGCAGGCCAACCGGCAACTGCGCAACGCGGCCGAGTTTGCCGACCTGATTGTCAGCAACCGCGGCGGCAACCCGGTGCGCTTGCGCGATGTGGCCAAGGTGGAAGACAGCATTGAAAATCTCAAGAGCTGGGCTACTTTCAACGGTGAAAACTCCATCACTGTCGCCATCCTGCGCCAACCCGGTGCCAATACGGTGCGCGTGGTGGACGCCATCCGCGCGGCCTTGCCCCAGTTGCAAAGCCAGATGCCGCAGTCTGTGACGATGACGCCGGTGAACGACCGGTCCATCTCGGTGCGCGAAGCCCTGCACGATGTCTCCCTGACCCTGATTGGCACCATCATTTTGGTGGTGCTGGTGATCTTTCTGTTCCTGCGCCGCTTTGTGGCCACGGTCATTCCTGCACTGTCCTTGCCCATTTCGCTGATGGGGGCGGTGGCGCTGCTGTGGGGGTTCTCGTACAGCCTGGACAATATTTCCCTGCTCGGCCTGACACTGGCGGTGGGCCTGGTGGTGGACGATGCCATTGTGGTGCTGGAAAACATCATCCGCCATGTGGAGCGCGGTGAAGAGCCGTTCCAGGCCGCATTGCGCGGCGCACGGGAGGTAGGGTTCACCATCGTCTCGATTTCCATCTCGCTGATCGCGGTGTTCATCCCGATCTTCTTCATGCCGGGTGTGATCGGTTTGTTGTTCCACGAGTTTGCCGTGGTGGTGGGCCTGTCCATTGTGGTGTCGGCCTTTGTCTCACTGACCCTGGTGCCCATGTTGGCCAGCCGCTTCCTGAGCGACGAGTCCCATAAGAAGCCGCCGGGCAAAGTGGTGCGTGGTTTTGAGCGCGGCTTTGATGCGTTGCTGGCCGGTTACACCCGGGTGCTGGACAAGGCACTGTCCCACCGCAAGATCGTTCTGGGGGTGGCTGCCGCTACCTTTGTGGCCACCGCGTTGCTCGTCATGGTGATTCCCAAAGGCTTTTTTCCCGAAGAAGACCTGGGGCAAATCCAGGTCACCACCGAAGCCAGCGAAGACACCTCTTTCCCCCAGATGGTGCGCTTGCAGGAACGTGCGGCAGAAATCATCCGCAACGACCCGAATGTGGCCGCCGTGAGCTCCTTCAATGGTGGCAACGGTGCCCAGAGTTCCGGGCGTATGTTCATCAGCCTCAAGCCTTCCGGCACACGCCAGCCCATGAAGCAGGTGGTGGAGGGCTTGCGCCGCAAGTTGCGCGATGTGGCGGGTATCAGTGTGTTCATGCGCCCCATCCAGAATCTGCAACTTGGCGGGCGGCAAAGCAAGGCGCAGTTCCAGTACATCCTGCAAAGTGTGCAGGCTGATGAGCTGAGCAGTTGGGCGGCCAAGCTGCAGGATAAATTGCGCGGCGACGCCATGTTCCGCGATGTGACCAGCGATTCGCAATTGCGCGGCCTGCAGGCGCAGCTCAAGATCGACCGCGACCGTGCCAATAGCCTGGGCGTATCGGTAGACAACATCCGCACCGCGCTGTACAGCGCGTTTGGTGAGCGCCAGGTGTCCACGATCTACCTGCCCACCGACAGTTACCAGGTCATTATGGAAGTGCGGCCCGAAGCCAAGCAGGACGAAAGTGCTCTGGGCGGCATCTATGTGCGCGCTTCCACTGGTTCTTTGGTGCCCTTGTCTAGTTTCACCACGGTGGAGCGCACGGTGGGCGCCACCTCGATCAACCACGTGGGCCAGTTGCAGGCGGTCACCGTGTCGTTCAATCTGGCACCCGGTGTGGCGCTGGGTGACGCGACTGCAAAGATCGATGCAGCGCGCGAGGCCATCCAGATGCCCGCATCCATCATCAGCAGCTACGGTGGTGATGCCGCGGTATTCAAAAGCTCACAGGGCAGCCAGGCCATCCTGATTGCGGCGGCGCTGCTGGTCATTTATGTGTTGCTGGGCGTGTTGTACGAGAGTTATATCCACCCCATCACCATCCTGGCCGGTCTGCCTTCGGCAGCGGTGGGGGCGCTGATCACGTTGATGTTGTTTGGGCAAGACCTGACGCTGATCGCGACCATTGGCATCGTGCTGCTGATCGGTATCGTGAAAAAGAACGCCATCATGATGATTGACTTTGCGCTCGATGCGCAACGCCACCAGGGCATGAGTCCGGAGGTGGCCATCCGTGAGGCCTGCATCTTGCGCTTCCGCCCCATCATGATGACCACCATGGCCGCTCTCATGGGCGCCTTGCCCATCGCTTTGGGTATTGGGGCCGGCGCCGAGTTGCGCCAGCCGCTGGGGCTGGCAGTGGTGGGTGGTCTGGTGTTCTCCCAGGCCATCACGTTGTTCATCACGCCGGTGATTTACCTGGCGCTGGACCGCTTCAGTGGCACGGGGCCGGTGCTGACGCCGTCGGTGCCTCAACAGGCACAGGCCTGA
- a CDS encoding efflux RND transporter periplasmic adaptor subunit has product MKTGLLSLGVACSAIVVLLAGCSEKAASQAPAAAASAPTAPQTAVTVSLVPAQQRDFVVVLKASGTVTPLTSVDVRAQVTSTVSKVHIREGQFVKSGELLFTLDARTDEANAAKARAQLAKDNATLADAQRQFARAQQLFSQNFISQGAVDTAQAQVESISATIAADQAAIDAARVALSYSRVTAPNSGRAGAVNVSAGSAIQANQTALVTITQLDPMGVAFSIPQRDLQDALAALKDGGASVSAALADGGGTFKGRLQFVDNAVDPSSGAVKAKAVFDNKDGKLWPGAFVEVTQTVSTLKDAVVVPQASLIQTARGTIVYVKEDGKAVARPIKLVYAQGNDAAVTGVKPGEAVVLDGKQNVRPNSPIVERAKESRPDGKAESKSAAADAAKPAKAGTP; this is encoded by the coding sequence ATGAAGACAGGACTTTTATCCTTGGGTGTGGCCTGCAGCGCCATTGTGGTGTTGCTGGCTGGCTGTTCCGAAAAAGCAGCTTCGCAGGCCCCGGCCGCTGCTGCAAGCGCCCCGACAGCGCCCCAGACTGCAGTGACCGTGAGCCTGGTACCCGCCCAGCAGCGTGACTTCGTGGTGGTGCTCAAGGCCTCTGGCACGGTCACACCTCTCACGAGCGTGGATGTGCGCGCCCAGGTCACCAGTACCGTGAGCAAGGTGCATATCCGCGAAGGCCAGTTCGTCAAGTCCGGTGAGTTGTTGTTCACACTGGATGCCCGTACCGACGAAGCCAATGCCGCCAAGGCGCGGGCCCAGTTGGCCAAGGACAACGCGACCCTGGCCGATGCACAGCGCCAATTCGCCCGGGCGCAACAGTTGTTCTCGCAGAACTTCATCTCCCAAGGCGCCGTGGACACGGCCCAAGCCCAGGTCGAGTCAATTTCCGCCACCATTGCGGCGGACCAGGCTGCGATTGATGCGGCCCGTGTGGCACTGTCCTACTCCCGGGTCACCGCCCCCAACTCCGGACGGGCCGGCGCGGTCAATGTGTCTGCTGGCAGCGCCATCCAGGCCAACCAGACCGCATTGGTCACCATCACCCAACTCGACCCCATGGGCGTTGCCTTCAGCATTCCGCAGCGCGACCTGCAGGATGCGCTGGCGGCCCTGAAAGACGGTGGCGCCTCTGTCAGCGCCGCTTTGGCCGATGGCGGAGGCACGTTCAAGGGCCGGCTGCAGTTTGTCGACAACGCGGTCGACCCCAGTTCGGGCGCCGTCAAGGCCAAGGCCGTGTTTGACAACAAGGACGGAAAACTGTGGCCCGGTGCGTTCGTGGAAGTGACGCAAACCGTGAGTACCCTCAAGGATGCGGTGGTGGTGCCCCAGGCGTCCCTTATCCAGACGGCACGCGGCACGATTGTGTATGTCAAGGAAGACGGTAAGGCCGTCGCGCGCCCGATCAAGCTGGTCTATGCACAAGGCAATGACGCGGCCGTGACCGGTGTCAAGCCGGGCGAGGCCGTCGTGCTGGACGGCAAGCAGAATGTGCGACCCAACAGCCCCATCGTCGAGCGGGCCAAAGAGTCCCGGCCAGACGGCAAGGCGGAATCCAAGTCCGCAGCGGCAGACGCTGCCAAACCCGCCAAGGCAGGCACACCATGA